A window of Melopsittacus undulatus isolate bMelUnd1 chromosome 2, bMelUnd1.mat.Z, whole genome shotgun sequence contains these coding sequences:
- the ZFX gene encoding zinc finger X-chromosomal protein, producing the protein MDEDGLELQPHEPNAFFDPTGADAAHMDGDQIVVEVQETVFVSDVVDSDITVHNFVPDDPDSVVIQDVIEDVVIEDVQCPDIMEEPDVSETVIIPEQVLDTDVAEEVSLAHCTVPDDVLASDITAETMSIPEHVLTSESMHVPEVGHVEHVVHDNVEEADIVTDTLGTDVVSEEVLVADCASEAVIDANGIPVEHQDEKGNCEDYLMISLDDAGKIEHEGSGEITMEAESESGSCKVDGICPEVIKVYIFKADPGEDDIGGTVDIVESEPENDHTVGLLDQNSSIRIPREKMVYMTVNDSQHEDEDLNVAEIADEVYMEVIVGEEDAAVAHEQQIDDTEIKTFMPIAWAAAYGNNNDGIESRNGTASALLHIDESAGLGRLAKQKPKKKRRPESRQYQTAIIIGPDGHPLTVYPCMICGKKFKSRGFLKRHMKNHPEHLLTKKKYRCTDCDYTTNKKISLHNHLESHKLTNKTEKLIECDECGKSFSHAGTLFTHKMVHRDKGVNKMHKCKFCDYETAEQGLLSHHLLAVHSKNFPHICVECGKGFRHPSELKKHMRIHTGEKPYQCQYCEYRSADSSNLKTHVKTKHSKETPLKCDICFQTFSDTKELQQHTLMHQESKTHQCLHCDHKSSNSSDLKRHIISVHTKDYPHKCDMCDKGFHRPSELKKHVAAHKGKKLHQCRHCDFKIADPFILSRHILSVHTKDLPFRCKRCRKGFRQQNELKKHMKTHSGRKVYQCEYCEYSTTDASGFKRHVISIHTKDYPHRCEYCKKGFRRPSEKNQHIMRHHKDVGLP; encoded by the exons ATGGATGAAGATGGGCTTGAATTGCAGCCGCATGAGCCAAATGCATTTTTTGATCCAACAG GAGCTGATGCAGCACATATGGATGGAGATCAGATTGTTGTGGAAGTACAGGAAACAGTATTTGTTTCAGATGTAGTTGACTCAGATATAACCGTGCATAATTTTGTTCCTGATGATCCAGATTCTGTAGTAATCCAGGATGTCATTGAGGATGTTGTTATCGAGGATGTTCAGTGCCCAGATATTATGGAAGAGCCAGACGTATCTGAAACTGTCATTATTCCTGAACAAGTGCTGGACACAGACGTAGCTGAAGAGGTTTCTTTGGCTCATTGCACTGTCCCAGATGATGTTTTAGCTTCTGACATAACAGCAGAAACAATGTCTATACCAGAACATGTACTGACAAGTGAGTCAATGCATGTACCTGAAGTTGGACATGTAGAACATGTAGTTCATGATAATGTTGAAGAAGCAGATATTGTCACTGATACTCTGGGAACGGATGTTGTTTCTGAGGAAGTTTTGGTGGCAGACTGTGCATCAGAGGCAGTGATTGATGCCAATGGAATTCCTGTGGAACATCAAGATGAGAAGGGCAACTGTGAAGATTACCTTATGATTTCCT TGGATGATGCTGGTAAGATAGAACACGAAGGTTCTGGTGAAATTACCATGGAAGCAGAGTCAGAAAGTGGCTCTTGTAAAGTGGATGGCATTTGTCCAGAAGTCATCAAGGTCTATATATTCAAGGCAGATCCTGGAGAAGATGATATAG GGGGCACAGTAGACATTGTGGAGAGTGAGCCAGAGAATGACCACACAGTTGGATTACTTGATCAAAATAGCAGTATTCGAATTCCAAGGGAGAAAATGGTTTACATGACTGTAAATGATTCTCAGCATGAAGATGAAGACCTAA aTGTTGCAGAAATAGCTGATGAGGTTTATATGGAAGTGATTGTAGGAGAGGAGGATGCAGCAGTGGCCCATGAACAGCAAATTGATGatactgaaattaaaactttcATGCCTATAGCTTGGGCAGCAGCTTATG GCAATAATAACGATGGCATTGAAAGTCGGAATGGCACTGCAAGTGCACTTTTGCACATAGACGAGTCTGCTGGACTTGGGAGACTGGCTaagcaaaaaccaaagaaaaaaaggagaccTGAGTCTAGGCAGTATCAAACAG caaTAATCATTGGCCCTGATGGTCACCCACTGACAGTCTACCCCTGCATGATTTGTGGCAAGAAATTTAAATCTAGAGGTTTCTTgaaaaggcacatgaaaaaccaCCCAGAGCACCTTCTTactaagaagaaatacagatgcACAGACTGTGATTACACTAcgaataaaaaaataagtttacaTAACCACTTGGAGAGCCATAAGCTGACCAACAAAACAGAGAAGCTCATTGAGTGTGATGAGTGTGGGAAAAGCTTCTCCCATGCAGGAACTTTATTTACTCACAAGATGGTGCACAGGGACAAAGGAGTTAATAAAATGCACAAGTGCAAATTCTGCGATTATGAGACAGCAGAGCAAGGGTTGCTGAGTCACCACCTTTTAGCTGTCCACAGCAAGAACTTTCCTCACATTTGCGTGGAGTGTGGCAAAGGATTTCGCCACCCGTCGGAGCTCAAGAAGCACATGCGGATCCACACTGGTGAGAAGCCGTACCAGTGCCAATATTGTGAATACCGATCTGCCGACTCTTCTAACTTGAAAACTCACGTAAAGACTAAACACAGTAAAGAAACACCGTTAAAGTGCGATATTTGTTTCCAGACTTTTTCAGATACCAAAGAGCTACAGCAACATACGCTTATGCATCAAGAAAGTAAAACACATCAGTGTTTGCATTGTGACCATAAGAGCTCAAACTCAAGTGATCTGAAACGACACATCATTTCAGTCCACACGAAAGACTATCCTCACAAGTGTGATATGTGTGACAAAGGCTTTCATAGGCCTTCGGAACTGAAAAAACACGTGGCGGCTCACAAGGGTAAAAAATTGCACCAATGCAGACATTGTGACTTTAAGATTGCAGATCCGTTCATTCTGAGTCGCCACATACTCTCAGTTCACACAAAAGATCTTCCATTCAGGTGCAAGAGATGTAGGAAGGGCTTTAGGCAACAAAATGAGCTGaaaaaacatatgaaaacaCACAGTGGTAGGAAAGTTTATCAATGTGAGTACTGTGAGTATAGCACTACAGACGCTTCAGGCTTCAAACGGCATGTTATTTCCATTCATACAAAAGACTACCCTCACCGGTGTGAATATTGCAAGAAAGGTTTCCGAAGGCCTTCAGAGAAGAACCAGCACATTATGCGGCATCATAAAGATGTTGGGCTGCCTTAA